Proteins from a single region of Weeksella virosa DSM 16922:
- a CDS encoding aminopeptidase P family protein, whose amino-acid sequence MNIYKERLALLREEMKKNGVHATIIPGTDPHISEYLAKHWQERNWIAGFTGSAGTAVVTLDKAALWTDSRYFIQAENQLAGTSFSLMKDRMPDTPDIISWLKSELREGEKLGLNPQMFTHQQFTSYQKSLSSKNISIQSVDLIDVIWTDRPALPNNLVEIYEEKYAGKSAQEKLKDVRAEMQKVDANIYVIASLDEIAWLLNIRGSDVNFNPLVISYAVVENNSVNLFIDEQKLDNKAKEYLDSIGVWVKPYSSITDFLSQLDAQSKVLFDSTRLNQSLYEALPSTAKVIETLSPITLLKSIKNEIEIEGIRQAMIKDGVALTQFFIWLENNIDKSITEYTVGEELLKYRARQDLAKGPSFGTICGYAANGAMNHYSAKKDTAALLGRDALVLIDSGGQYLDGTTDITRTMKFGEPTEKERKDYTLVLKGMIALSCAKFPHNTRGSQLDVLARQFLWQNNLNFGHGTGHGVGHYLCVHEGPQNIRTDENPTVLQEGMIVSNEPGMYRDGEYGIRIENLILVRKTEKTSFGIFYEFETLTLFPIDTNLIDRTLFTDSEKEWLNNYHQMVYDRLSPNLSEDEKSWLKEKCKTL is encoded by the coding sequence ATGAATATTTACAAAGAACGTTTAGCGCTTCTCCGTGAAGAAATGAAAAAAAACGGCGTACACGCAACCATTATTCCAGGAACTGATCCACATATAAGCGAATATTTAGCCAAACATTGGCAAGAAAGAAATTGGATTGCAGGTTTCACAGGTTCTGCTGGTACAGCTGTAGTCACTTTGGATAAAGCAGCTCTTTGGACCGACTCTCGCTATTTCATCCAAGCCGAAAATCAACTAGCTGGCACTTCTTTTTCTTTAATGAAAGATCGCATGCCCGACACGCCCGATATTATTTCTTGGTTGAAAAGTGAACTCAGAGAAGGCGAAAAACTCGGTTTAAACCCTCAAATGTTTACGCATCAACAATTTACATCTTACCAAAAAAGCTTATCAAGCAAAAATATTTCGATACAATCTGTTGATTTAATCGATGTTATTTGGACCGATCGCCCAGCACTGCCAAACAATCTTGTAGAAATATATGAAGAAAAATATGCAGGTAAATCTGCGCAAGAAAAGCTAAAAGACGTTCGAGCAGAAATGCAAAAAGTAGATGCCAATATCTATGTTATCGCAAGTTTGGATGAAATTGCGTGGCTACTAAATATCCGCGGAAGCGATGTAAACTTCAATCCTTTGGTAATTTCATATGCGGTAGTAGAAAACAATTCGGTAAATTTATTTATAGACGAACAAAAGCTCGACAATAAAGCCAAAGAATATTTAGACTCTATAGGTGTTTGGGTAAAACCATATTCATCGATTACAGATTTTTTATCTCAGCTTGATGCACAGTCTAAAGTGCTTTTTGATTCTACCCGCTTGAATCAATCTTTGTATGAAGCACTTCCTAGCACGGCAAAAGTTATCGAAACTTTATCGCCAATTACTTTACTTAAAAGTATAAAAAACGAAATCGAAATCGAAGGGATTCGTCAGGCGATGATCAAAGATGGAGTTGCATTAACGCAATTTTTTATTTGGCTAGAAAACAACATCGACAAGTCTATAACCGAGTATACCGTAGGTGAAGAGTTGCTAAAATACAGAGCAAGACAAGATTTGGCAAAAGGACCAAGCTTCGGGACAATTTGTGGTTATGCAGCAAATGGCGCGATGAATCATTACAGTGCCAAAAAAGATACAGCAGCCCTCTTGGGCAGAGATGCTTTGGTGTTGATTGATTCTGGTGGTCAATATTTAGATGGAACAACCGATATTACCCGAACCATGAAGTTCGGTGAGCCGACCGAAAAAGAGAGAAAAGATTATACTTTAGTTTTGAAGGGTATGATTGCACTTTCTTGTGCAAAATTTCCGCATAATACACGAGGTTCGCAGCTCGACGTTTTGGCAAGACAATTTTTATGGCAAAATAATCTAAATTTCGGGCACGGAACAGGTCACGGTGTTGGGCATTATTTATGTGTACATGAAGGACCACAAAATATCCGTACCGATGAAAATCCTACCGTTTTACAAGAAGGTATGATTGTGTCTAACGAACCCGGAATGTACCGTGATGGCGAATATGGTATCCGAATTGAAAATCTTATTTTGGTTCGAAAAACTGAGAAAACATCTTTCGGAATTTTTTATGAGTTCGAGACTTTGACGCTCTTCCCTATTGATACCAACCTGATTGACAGGACGTTATTTACAGATTCTGAAAAAGAATGGCTAAATAATTATCATCAAATGGTGTATGATCGTTTAAGTCCGAATCTTAGCGAAGATGAAAAATCTTGGTTAAAAGAAAAGTGTAAAACTTTATAA
- a CDS encoding cysteine-rich CWC family protein, with the protein MENKKCQRCGEIFCCQTNNVSVCGCSSVELKAETQEFLAKTYYDCLCTNCLQALDQYAELAKQYPFPTDRTMFIPQIHYYIEGQYWVFTEFYHYQKGRCCGNNCRHCAYGFKQKIRKGGFY; encoded by the coding sequence ATGGAAAATAAAAAGTGTCAACGCTGTGGCGAAATTTTTTGCTGTCAAACCAATAATGTTTCTGTATGTGGTTGTTCTTCAGTAGAATTGAAAGCCGAAACCCAAGAGTTTCTAGCCAAAACTTACTACGATTGTTTGTGTACGAATTGTTTACAAGCATTAGATCAGTACGCAGAGTTAGCTAAACAATATCCCTTTCCTACCGATCGCACTATGTTTATTCCACAAATTCATTATTATATAGAAGGGCAATATTGGGTATTTACAGAATTTTATCATTACCAAAAGGGGCGTTGTTGTGGGAATAATTGCCGTCATTGTGCGTATGGTTTTAAACAAAAAATAAGAAAAGGAGGTTTCTATTGA